In the genome of Thiorhodovibrio winogradskyi, the window CAGCGTGAGCGAGTTGTCACCAAAGCCCTCGAAGGTGATCAGCGGGGCCGGGTCTTCGAGCACCCGTGGATTTTCGGCGGCGGCCTCGGCCAGCAGGGCGAGCGCTTTGCGGGTGTCGCAGCCGTATTCGGCGCCCACCACCAGGGTCATGCGGTTGATTTTATCGGTCAGAGACCAGTTGAGCAGTCGTCCGGTAATGAATTCCTTGTTGGGAACCAGTAACTCCTGTTTGTCCCAGTTGCGAATGGTGGTGGCGCGGATCTGAATGCGGGTGACCATGCCGGTGGTGTCTCCGACAGTGACCACGTCGCCAACGCGGATCGGACGCTCGAACAAAATGATCAGACCACTGATGAAATTGGCGACGATCTCCTGCAAACCAAAGCCGATGCCCACGCTCAGTGCCGCCACCAGCCACTGGACCTGCGACCAGGACAGTCCCAGGGTGCTGAAGACCAGCAGTGCGCCGGCCGCGGTGATGCTGTAGCCGGTGAGGGTGATCAGGGTGTAGCGCATGCCGGGGCTGATCGTGGTGTGACGCAGCAGGATGATCTCAAGCAGGGCGGGGAGGTTCCTGCCGGCGATGAGGGCGACACTGATGATCAGTAGCAGCCGGCCAAGGTCGGCAAGCGTGACCGGGATCCGGGTCTGCAATCCGTCGACGGTGGCGGTGTAATGCCACAGGGTGAGACGATCAAGCAGCCCGAGCGCGGGGAGGGCATCGGACCAGATTAGCCAGACGCCAACGGCGCCGGCGACGAGGATCATGCTGTTGATCAGTCGTCGGGTCTGTTCGTCGAGCGCGGCCAGGTTGACGCTGCTGTCTGGCGGTCTAGACATTTCCGCGGGGGCTGCGGTGGAGTCATCGGCGGGGTCACTGATGTGCTGATCCAGCGCTGCCTGGAGAGCCAGACTGCGCCGGGTCAGGATCAGCCAGCGAACGATGAGTTGATGGACAACGACCAGACTGAGAATGAGCCAAAGCTCGCTGATCAGATACTCGAGTAAAATCCCTGACGTGTAAAGATATCCTGCCAGTGCCAGTAAGGCGAGCAGCACGGGCACCGCGATGAGCGCCGGATACCAGAGCATGCGCAGGCGGCTCAACCAGGCCTTGGGATGGGCAAGCAGCAAGGGGCGAAAGACGCCCGTGGTGGGATTGGTGAGTCGCACCGTAAACACGGCAAGCGCCAGGATCAAAGCCACCAGCGCCAAACGCCCCAGGGTGCCACTAAAGCCGGGGTCTGGATGCAGAACGGTCGCGCCGGCAATCAGGCCTAGTGGAGTTAGCACCAGCGTGGCCAAGCGGAAGTTTGTCCGCAGCTGGGTGATGGCGTGGGAACTCCAGCGAAAATGCCGGTCCGCGACACCACCCGGGAGGCAGAGCAGATGAAAGGCGCGCAGGTAGTAGAGCCCGAAGCCAACCGCCGCCAGGGCACTGCCAATGGCGATACTAAAGGGAGTGGCGATGGTGGAAACCTCCAACCGCCAGCCGGTGAGCGCCAGGAGCAGCGACCAGGGCAGCGCCAGTATTAGAGTGAGCACCAAGGCCTTCATCGTGTATGCAAATTTGTCGCTGCCAACGCGACGCAGGGGCTCGCCAGCGGCGCGAATGGCCCGGCGTAGCGCCGGGCCTTTTACCAACAGGATGAAAACCAGGGTGAGACCGATCCAAAGCAGGGGAGATGTTGTGATTTCGTGTTTGATGATGTCCACCACCAAACGCCAACTATTGGGTGCGCTCAGCCAGGCCAGCGCGGCCGGGAAATCAGCAAAGGATTGCTCACTGATGGGTACCACGCTGCGCACCCAGAGCAGGCGTTCGCTGAGAAAATTTCGGTAGTCCCTGACACCGCGCATCAGCGCGCGGGTGCTGGCATCCAGTTCACTCATGGCACGCAGGTAGCTTTCTTCAATCGCGATCAGCCGGTGAAGAAGATCGTCGCGACGGGCGAGTTGATCGCGCAGACGCTGCTCCAGTGCCTCTCGTTCAGCGGGCGGAAGCGCGTCGATGGCAGCAGCGATGCGTTGCTCCAGTTCCTTGTCGCGCCGTAACTGGTCGCGGTAGCGCACCAGGTTCAGGCTGGTCTCGGCGATGCGGTCGGCAATGTCGGTGATGTCCGTGCGCAACGCGGAGGCGTCCGGAAGTTGTCGGTACTGGGTGACCAGCGCTTGTCCGAGCGCGCGACTTAGGCCGGCGGCCTCCAAGCGTTGCCGGGCGCTACGGAAGGCGTCATCCACCTTGCGGCGACTGTCGTCGCGCTCGCTCTGACGTTCGTCTAGATAATTGAGGCGTTCGGTCAATTCAGTGATAGCGGCGCTCAAGCGGGTGTTCTCGCGCGCGAGTTCCCGCACCAGTGGGTGAGCGTCGGCCAGATCGCGTTCGGCGTCGGCTGTTTCGCTCCTTAGGCGTTCAGCCTCGGTTTGGCGCAGACGGTCGGCCTCGTTTTCGAGCAGGGCACGCTGGTCACGCAGATCGGCCAGGGTCTGCTCGGCCAGGGTGCGGCGGGCGAGATTGAGATCGCTGCG includes:
- a CDS encoding mechanosensitive ion channel domain-containing protein; the protein is MWSSPGQGVAIKSLSARTVTALVLALGVLLGPSCTAAQADTAQPSPPDAPLESSLTPALIESKIKEVEASSSLTPEAVKRLVEQYRVALSNIEELNLFASRAASFRTAIEQAPRDAEALRAQAIEQRAQSLPADPLPEDANLAQVEQQLAQLLAEITAVEAKLAELDKVLDENAREPTRARKRITEANRELDEVNAQLSGNEQTLLSPLEVQAQRWALETARDRLRAEVLMLDQQLLSTSARSDLNLARRTLAEQTLADLRDQRALLENEADRLRQTEAERLRSETADAERDLADAHPLVRELARENTRLSAAITELTERLNYLDERQSERDDSRRKVDDAFRSARQRLEAAGLSRALGQALVTQYRQLPDASALRTDITDIADRIAETSLNLVRYRDQLRRDKELEQRIAAAIDALPPAEREALEQRLRDQLARRDDLLHRLIAIEESYLRAMSELDASTRALMRGVRDYRNFLSERLLWVRSVVPISEQSFADFPAALAWLSAPNSWRLVVDIIKHEITTSPLLWIGLTLVFILLVKGPALRRAIRAAGEPLRRVGSDKFAYTMKALVLTLILALPWSLLLALTGWRLEVSTIATPFSIAIGSALAAVGFGLYYLRAFHLLCLPGGVADRHFRWSSHAITQLRTNFRLATLVLTPLGLIAGATVLHPDPGFSGTLGRLALVALILALAVFTVRLTNPTTGVFRPLLLAHPKAWLSRLRMLWYPALIAVPVLLALLALAGYLYTSGILLEYLISELWLILSLVVVHQLIVRWLILTRRSLALQAALDQHISDPADDSTAAPAEMSRPPDSSVNLAALDEQTRRLINSMILVAGAVGVWLIWSDALPALGLLDRLTLWHYTATVDGLQTRIPVTLADLGRLLLIISVALIAGRNLPALLEIILLRHTTISPGMRYTLITLTGYSITAAGALLVFSTLGLSWSQVQWLVAALSVGIGFGLQEIVANFISGLIILFERPIRVGDVVTVGDTTGMVTRIQIRATTIRNWDKQELLVPNKEFITGRLLNWSLTDKINRMTLVVGAEYGCDTRKALALLAEAAAENPRVLEDPAPLITFEGFGDNSLTLVLRYYLGELDCRLSVTSELHQAIADKFRAAGIGIAFPQRDIHLHASAPIPVALQAAENRPRVTPDPVAAGTPQPGL